CTTTTCTATAAAAGTTTGATGTTTAGAAGTTGGCAGTTCTCCTAAAATATATGCTGCGATAACAAAGTCATGATTCTGGCATTCCCATTGTGAAATCAAGTTGGTTTCTTTCCAAACAATTTTTTGTATAAAGCTGCTATCATTTTGTTTGAATAATTTTTTAGCCAAGTGCAGCATATTTTTATCATGTTCCAACAAAGTTATACATTCTAAATTAGGCCAGATGAATTTTACAACCCAAGCAGATGTTCCAGGGCCTGACCCTACATCAAGCACAGTTTTTGGTTCCCAATCCAATCGTCTGGCTTGAATTTCAGACAAACAAGAGCTGATGGCAGCGTAAGTTGCAGGGAAACGATAAGCTGTATAAGCAATAACATCAGCTGAAGATTTAATAAAAGTCTGTTCAGGTTCAATGTAGCCATCACGATATCTTTTGCAAAGCTGATTAGCAACTTTAGCAATATCACGTAAAGGATAATTTGCTAATTCAGATTCGATAACTTGTTCTAAATCCAAAGGAAGTTTCATGTCTGTATTTTTGCGCCTTTATAAATCGTAATTGTAAGTCCGCCAGCTTGTACTTCTGCTATACGATGAATATTTTTCCAATTGAGCATTTTACAAGCAGACTCAAATGAAGCAGTATCATGTGTATAGGCTATTATTCGGCCATTTGGCAATAATATTCTTTTTGTTTCTTTTAAAAAATTTGCATATAGCTCTTTATTTTTATTTCTTTCGCCAACCCTAATTCCAAAAGGCAAGTTAGCAATAACTACATTTAC
This is a stretch of genomic DNA from Desulfobacterales bacterium. It encodes these proteins:
- a CDS encoding methyltransferase → MKLPLDLEQVIESELANYPLRDIAKVANQLCKRYRDGYIEPEQTFIKSSADVIAYTAYRFPATYAAISSCLSEIQARRLDWEPKTVLDVGSGPGTSAWVVKFIWPNLECITLLEHDKNMLHLAKKLFKQNDSSFIQKIVWKETNLISQWECQNHDFVIAAYILGELPTSKHQTFIEKLWSHTNDTLLIIEPGNPRGASFIRNVRDQLIQEGANIIAPCPHIQSCPAFGDDWCHFSQRIERTWFQRIVKRGFRPYADEKFSYIAASRHQGTAIKSRIVKQPKIRKGHVLIKICETNGTLKDIVVTKKEGNFYRHVHNLNRGSALT